One genomic segment of Novisyntrophococcus fermenticellae includes these proteins:
- a CDS encoding phosphoglycerate dehydrogenase, with the protein MFKYNCLNPISEVGLVNFGSDYEETKNIDDADVVLVRSARMHDMELPEQLSAVARAGAGVNNIPLELCAEHGIVVFNTPGANANGVKELVLAGMLLASRDIVGGIEWVESQKENPDVGKQAEKQKKQFSGCEISGKKLGIIGLGAIGQLVANAATHLGMDVYGYDPYISVDAAWNLSRSIHHIQALEEIYRDCDYITIHVPLLESTRKMINKQAIDMMKEGVVILNFARDLLVDEDALVEALQSQKVKKYVTDFANPTVAGAPGTLVTPHLGASTEESEDNCAVMAVKQLRDYMENGNIRNSVNFPNCDMGRCGTEGRVAINHRNVVNMLSQFTKVLGDAGVNIADLTNKGKEGYAYTLIDLESPATAEIIEALEAVDGVLKVRIVK; encoded by the coding sequence ATGTTTAAGTATAATTGTCTGAATCCGATTTCTGAAGTTGGTTTGGTAAATTTCGGCTCTGATTATGAAGAGACGAAGAACATCGATGATGCTGATGTGGTATTAGTAAGAAGTGCAAGAATGCATGATATGGAGCTGCCGGAGCAGTTAAGTGCCGTGGCAAGAGCCGGAGCAGGCGTGAATAACATTCCGCTGGAGTTATGTGCGGAACATGGGATCGTGGTGTTTAATACACCAGGGGCCAATGCTAACGGCGTTAAGGAGCTTGTTCTCGCAGGAATGCTGCTGGCATCCCGTGACATCGTGGGCGGTATTGAATGGGTAGAAAGCCAGAAGGAAAACCCGGATGTGGGAAAACAGGCAGAAAAGCAGAAGAAACAGTTTTCAGGATGTGAAATCAGCGGTAAGAAGCTGGGAATCATCGGTTTGGGTGCAATCGGACAATTGGTAGCAAATGCGGCAACACATCTGGGGATGGATGTCTATGGCTATGATCCATACATTTCTGTGGATGCAGCCTGGAATCTTTCCCGTTCCATACATCATATTCAGGCACTAGAAGAAATCTACCGTGACTGTGATTATATCACGATACATGTGCCATTGCTGGAAAGCACCAGAAAGATGATCAATAAACAGGCCATAGATATGATGAAGGAAGGGGTTGTTATCCTGAATTTTGCCCGTGATCTTCTGGTGGATGAAGATGCATTGGTAGAGGCCTTGCAGTCCCAAAAAGTGAAAAAGTATGTTACTGATTTCGCAAATCCGACGGTGGCGGGTGCACCGGGTACGCTGGTTACCCCGCATCTGGGAGCATCTACGGAGGAATCGGAGGATAATTGTGCCGTGATGGCAGTGAAGCAGCTGCGAGACTACATGGAGAATGGAAATATCAGGAATTCAGTTAATTTTCCAAACTGCGATATGGGACGCTGTGGGACCGAAGGACGTGTTGCAATTAACCATAGAAATGTAGTTAATATGCTCAGCCAGTTTACAAAGGTTTTGGGCGATGCAGGGGTTAATATTGCGGATTTGACAAATAAAGGAAAAGAAGGATATGCTTATACGCTGATAGATCTGGAAAGCCCGGCTACGGCGGAGATAATAGAGGCGCTGGAAGCTGTCGATGGAGTTCTGAAAGTACGGATTGTGAAATAA
- a CDS encoding DUF1015 domain-containing protein has product MAVIRPFRALRPRVDLAEKVAALPYDVYSRKEARDKVSGDPYTFLKIDRPETQFDVECDMYDPAVYRKADALLQHMEKEGAFVQDERACYYIYELVMCGRSQTGLVACSAVDDYLNGVVKKHENTRREKEEDRVRHVDTCSAQTGPIFLAYRSQVEIRRILSEEKKKAPICSFTAEDGVRHSVWVIEDVVHMETLTKLFGRMEHTYIADGHHRAASAVRVSLKRREEYPSYTGKEEFNFFLSVLFPDDELKVMDYNRVLKDLNGYTEEEILAKFKKVCKVETVYDGPYHPKAKGEMGFYLAGSWYRLQMKSESCKSDPVGALDVAFLQREVLEPIFGIKDVKTDSRIDFVGGIRGLDELERRCETDSVCAFAMYPTSMEELFAVADADLLMPPKSTWFEPKLRSGLFIHKIER; this is encoded by the coding sequence ATGGCGGTTATCAGACCATTCAGGGCTTTAAGGCCGAGGGTTGATCTGGCAGAGAAAGTGGCGGCCTTGCCGTACGATGTTTACAGCAGAAAAGAGGCAAGGGATAAGGTTTCAGGGGATCCATATACCTTCCTTAAGATAGACAGACCGGAAACGCAGTTTGATGTGGAGTGTGATATGTATGACCCGGCTGTTTACCGGAAAGCGGATGCGTTGCTGCAGCATATGGAGAAGGAAGGTGCATTTGTCCAGGATGAAAGAGCTTGTTATTATATCTATGAGCTGGTGATGTGTGGCCGGTCACAGACGGGACTGGTGGCCTGCTCTGCAGTTGATGATTATCTGAATGGTGTAGTTAAAAAGCATGAGAACACCAGAAGAGAGAAAGAAGAGGATCGCGTGAGGCATGTGGATACCTGCAGTGCACAGACAGGACCGATCTTTTTGGCTTATCGAAGTCAGGTTGAGATAAGACGAATTCTGAGCGAAGAAAAGAAGAAAGCCCCCATCTGTTCATTTACGGCTGAGGATGGCGTGAGACACAGCGTATGGGTGATTGAGGATGTGGTACATATGGAAACTTTGACGAAACTGTTCGGACGGATGGAACACACCTATATTGCAGACGGGCATCATCGGGCGGCTTCGGCAGTTCGGGTTTCCCTGAAAAGAAGAGAAGAATATCCTTCTTATACAGGGAAAGAGGAGTTTAACTTTTTCCTTTCTGTTCTATTTCCGGATGATGAATTAAAGGTTATGGATTATAACAGAGTACTGAAGGATTTGAATGGATATACAGAAGAGGAGATCCTGGCTAAATTCAAGAAGGTCTGTAAGGTGGAGACAGTGTATGACGGACCATATCATCCAAAGGCAAAGGGAGAGATGGGCTTTTATCTTGCCGGGAGCTGGTATCGGCTTCAGATGAAGAGTGAAAGCTGTAAAAGCGATCCGGTGGGGGCGCTGGATGTGGCATTTTTACAAAGAGAAGTATTAGAGCCCATATTCGGAATAAAAGACGTTAAGACAGATTCCAGAATAGATTTTGTCGGAGGAATCCGCGGGCTTGACGAGCTGGAACGTCGGTGTGAAACAGATTCTGTCTGTGCATTTGCCATGTACCCCACATCAATGGAGGAATTATTTGCAGTGGCAGATGCAGATCTTTTGATGCCGCCCAAGTCAACCTGGTTTGAGCCAAAACTCAGAAGCGGCTTGTTTATCCATAAAATCGAACGATAA
- the glgB gene encoding 1,4-alpha-glucan branching protein GlgB, with protein sequence MDKLYDLMDWASIEAVVYSEEDHPKRILGSHVTKDGVIIQCFFPGTEKVSVRTLKDDCLYEMEMEDEAGYFALLLEGDSIPKYVYVLEDGQNTKEVYDPYVFPGIITEKEEKQFQAGICYRIYEKLGAHPMCLQGVWGTCFAVWAPNALRVSVTGDFNGWDGRIHQMERLDHSGIFELFIPGVGPEDLYKYEIKAKGGLTYLKADPYANAAENRPGTASVVTDLKYQWADREWMTGRRKIQSENQPIFIYEVHLGSWRVPEDREDKYFYNYRELAPMLAGYIKEMGYTHVELMPVMEHPLDESWGYQVTGYYAPTARYGTPEDFMYFMDYMHQQGIGVILDWVPAHFPRDTFAMSAFDGTCLYEHLDPKQGAHPHWGTLIYNYGRPEVRNFLISNALFWAEKYHADGIRMDAVASMLYLDYGKNDGEWVANIYGGNENLEAVEFLKQLNSIFKKKYPDALLIAEESTAWPKVTGEAAEEGLGFDYKWNMGWMHDFTGYMSYDPVHRGAHHDELTFSMVYAYSERFCLSLSHDEVVHGKASLLEKMPGDEDQKFANLRAALGYMTVHPGKKLLFMGQDIGQHREWSESRGLDWPVLEEEKNRLMKNYVQSLLHMYREQKALYELDFDANGFEWINSLEWEKNLLIFLRKGKKMEDTLLVVCNFSGQEYEKYQIGVPYPGKYKEIFNSDNQSFGGTGFVNPRVKFSKPEECDERKNSITINIAPLCVSLLHYTKAVKKLADNKAAKKKTPITAPSKRKVDLKKELQDKIEKEEAKR encoded by the coding sequence ATGGATAAATTATATGATTTAATGGACTGGGCTTCAATCGAAGCGGTTGTGTACTCAGAGGAGGATCATCCGAAACGTATATTAGGTTCCCATGTTACAAAAGATGGTGTGATCATTCAATGCTTTTTTCCGGGGACGGAAAAGGTAAGTGTGAGAACCCTTAAAGATGATTGTCTCTACGAGATGGAGATGGAAGATGAGGCAGGATATTTCGCTCTGCTGCTTGAAGGAGATTCGATTCCGAAATACGTCTATGTGTTGGAAGATGGACAGAACACAAAAGAAGTATATGATCCCTATGTCTTTCCGGGAATCATTACGGAAAAGGAAGAAAAACAGTTTCAGGCCGGAATTTGCTACCGTATCTATGAGAAGCTTGGAGCCCATCCTATGTGCCTGCAAGGGGTTTGGGGAACCTGTTTTGCAGTATGGGCGCCTAATGCTCTGCGGGTCAGTGTAACCGGTGATTTTAATGGATGGGATGGAAGAATCCACCAGATGGAGCGTTTGGATCACAGTGGTATCTTTGAATTATTTATTCCCGGTGTAGGCCCGGAAGACCTTTACAAATATGAAATTAAAGCCAAAGGAGGACTTACCTATCTGAAAGCAGATCCTTATGCAAATGCTGCGGAGAATCGTCCGGGAACAGCATCTGTTGTGACCGACTTAAAGTACCAGTGGGCAGACAGGGAATGGATGACAGGACGCAGGAAGATTCAAAGTGAGAATCAGCCCATCTTTATCTATGAGGTACATCTGGGTTCATGGAGGGTGCCGGAAGATCGGGAGGACAAATATTTCTATAATTATAGAGAACTTGCGCCCATGCTTGCCGGATATATAAAAGAGATGGGTTATACCCATGTGGAATTGATGCCCGTGATGGAGCACCCCCTGGATGAATCCTGGGGATATCAGGTTACGGGATACTATGCTCCCACTGCAAGATACGGAACCCCTGAGGATTTTATGTACTTTATGGATTACATGCACCAGCAGGGAATCGGTGTGATTCTGGACTGGGTTCCGGCTCATTTTCCCAGAGATACTTTTGCAATGAGTGCATTTGATGGCACCTGCCTGTACGAGCATCTGGATCCAAAGCAAGGCGCCCATCCGCACTGGGGAACGCTGATTTACAATTACGGACGTCCGGAGGTACGCAATTTTCTTATATCCAATGCGTTGTTCTGGGCGGAGAAGTATCATGCCGACGGAATACGTATGGATGCAGTGGCCTCCATGTTGTATCTGGACTATGGTAAGAATGACGGTGAATGGGTGGCTAATATCTATGGAGGCAATGAAAATCTGGAGGCTGTGGAATTCCTGAAACAATTGAACTCCATATTTAAGAAAAAATATCCGGATGCCCTTCTGATTGCAGAGGAGTCCACCGCCTGGCCGAAGGTCACCGGAGAGGCAGCCGAAGAAGGCCTGGGTTTTGACTATAAGTGGAATATGGGATGGATGCATGATTTCACCGGCTATATGAGTTACGATCCTGTACACAGGGGTGCACATCATGATGAATTGACATTCAGTATGGTGTACGCTTACAGTGAGCGGTTTTGCCTAAGCTTGTCACATGATGAGGTGGTTCATGGAAAAGCCTCCCTTCTGGAGAAGATGCCGGGAGATGAGGATCAGAAGTTTGCCAACTTGAGAGCTGCTTTGGGCTATATGACGGTGCATCCCGGTAAAAAGCTGTTGTTTATGGGACAAGATATCGGACAGCACAGAGAATGGTCAGAGAGCAGGGGATTGGATTGGCCGGTTCTGGAGGAAGAAAAAAACCGTCTGATGAAGAATTATGTGCAAAGTCTGCTGCACATGTATCGGGAACAGAAGGCTTTATATGAACTGGATTTTGATGCGAATGGTTTTGAATGGATCAACAGTCTGGAATGGGAAAAGAATCTGCTGATTTTTCTGAGAAAGGGAAAGAAGATGGAAGACACTTTGCTGGTAGTCTGCAATTTCTCCGGACAGGAGTATGAGAAGTATCAGATTGGAGTTCCCTATCCCGGAAAATATAAAGAAATTTTCAACAGCGATAATCAGTCATTTGGCGGAACAGGTTTTGTCAATCCAAGGGTAAAGTTTTCGAAACCGGAGGAGTGTGATGAGAGAAAAAATTCCATCACGATAAATATTGCACCGCTCTGTGTTTCTTTGCTTCATTATACAAAGGCGGTGAAAAAGCTTGCGGATAATAAAGCTGCAAAAAAGAAAACCCCAATAACAGCCCCTTCTAAGCGTAAAGTTGATTTGAAAAAAGAGCTACAGGATAAGATAGAGAAAGAGGAAGCAAAGAGATGA
- a CDS encoding mechanosensitive ion channel family protein produces MITWEAFQEWMGKTGVNVLLFLGKVLIAVVVYFIISKVIKKICKVLKRNMERFHVEPSAASFVVSLLRYTVLGLTIVTIIVQLDIVAESSITALLASAGVAISLALQGGLSNFAGGILILFLKPFKAGDYVICQVDNVEGTVKKIELYYTTILTADNKVTMIPNSRLTNNTITNVTALDKRKLEIKVRVSYESDIRKTKQLLQKLVETDGRFLEEDRLFYVDELSDSAVVVGLQGWVNTGDYMRLRWDMLERIKLTMEEEGIRIPHGMDIQVQP; encoded by the coding sequence ATGATAACCTGGGAAGCTTTTCAGGAATGGATGGGAAAAACAGGAGTAAATGTCCTGCTGTTCCTGGGAAAAGTACTGATTGCAGTGGTGGTTTATTTCATCATAAGCAAGGTGATAAAAAAGATATGTAAAGTTTTAAAGCGTAACATGGAACGGTTTCATGTAGAACCCTCGGCTGCCAGCTTCGTGGTGTCGCTGCTGCGCTACACGGTACTGGGTCTCACCATAGTGACTATAATCGTACAGCTGGATATCGTGGCAGAATCCTCTATCACAGCCCTTCTTGCCTCAGCGGGTGTGGCTATATCTCTGGCGCTGCAAGGCGGATTGTCCAACTTTGCAGGCGGAATACTGATACTTTTTTTGAAACCATTTAAAGCAGGAGATTATGTCATCTGCCAGGTGGATAATGTTGAAGGTACCGTAAAAAAAATTGAGCTGTATTACACTACAATTCTGACCGCAGACAATAAGGTAACTATGATTCCAAATTCAAGGCTGACCAATAACACGATTACCAATGTCACGGCTCTGGACAAGAGAAAACTGGAAATCAAGGTTAGAGTTTCGTATGAATCAGATATTCGGAAGACAAAACAGCTGTTACAGAAATTAGTGGAGACAGATGGAAGATTTCTGGAGGAGGACAGGCTGTTCTATGTGGATGAATTAAGTGACAGTGCTGTCGTAGTGGGACTGCAGGGCTGGGTGAATACCGGCGATTATATGCGGCTGCGTTGGGATATGCTGGAACGGATAAAACTGACCATGGAAGAGGAAGGAATCCGGATACCACATGGCATGGATATCCAGGTTCAGCCGTAA
- a CDS encoding ribosome maturation factor RimP, with translation MSKKETYEQRAETLLEPIVDEHKFELVDVEYVKEGGNWYLRAYIDKEGGITVDDCEVVSRAFGAILDEKDFIEDSYILEVSSPGLSRPLKKEKDYARSMGKELEIRTYRAINRQKEFYGVLHAYDENSVTITMEDGKEQIFEKTDIALIRLAFDF, from the coding sequence ATGAGCAAAAAAGAGACATATGAACAAAGAGCGGAGACACTCCTTGAACCCATTGTGGATGAGCATAAATTTGAGCTGGTAGATGTGGAATACGTGAAAGAAGGCGGAAACTGGTATCTTCGGGCCTATATTGATAAAGAGGGCGGAATTACGGTGGATGACTGTGAAGTGGTCAGCCGGGCGTTTGGTGCCATTCTGGATGAGAAGGATTTTATTGAAGATTCCTATATTCTGGAGGTCAGCTCTCCTGGCCTTTCCCGCCCCCTGAAAAAAGAGAAAGACTATGCCCGCAGCATGGGAAAAGAACTGGAAATCAGAACATACCGTGCAATCAACAGACAGAAGGAATTTTACGGAGTATTACATGCATATGATGAGAACAGTGTGACAATTACTATGGAAGATGGAAAAGAGCAGATATTTGAAAAGACGGATATCGCATTAATTCGCCTTGCATTTGATTTTTAG
- the nusA gene encoding transcription termination factor NusA gives MNTELLEALNILEKEKNISKDALLEAIEQSLLQACKNHFGKADNVKVTINPDTCDFSVRAEKEVVEEVEDPVLQISLADARMKDSKYEIGDIVNVEIKSKEFGRIATQNAKNVILQKIREEERKVLFNQYYEKEHDLVTGIVQRYVGNNVSINLGKVDALLTENEQVKGETFHPTERIKLYVLEVKDTPKGPKILVSRTHPELVKRLFEAEVTEVRDGIVEMKSIAREAGSRTKIAVWSNDSDVDAVGACVGMNGARVNAIVEELKGEKIDIINWDENPALLIENALSPAKVISVMADPDEKTAKVIVPDYQLSLAIGKEGQNARLAARLTGFKIDIKSETQAREAGDFEDFEEEYGEDIEPESDHEELV, from the coding sequence ATGAATACAGAATTATTGGAAGCCCTTAATATTCTGGAAAAGGAGAAGAATATTAGTAAGGATGCATTGCTGGAGGCAATTGAGCAGTCTCTCTTACAGGCATGTAAAAACCATTTTGGAAAGGCCGACAATGTAAAGGTGACGATTAATCCGGATACCTGTGATTTTTCGGTTCGTGCGGAAAAAGAAGTGGTGGAAGAAGTAGAAGATCCAGTCTTGCAAATCAGTTTGGCGGATGCCAGAATGAAGGATTCCAAGTATGAAATCGGTGATATCGTGAATGTGGAAATTAAGTCCAAAGAATTCGGACGTATTGCTACACAGAATGCGAAAAACGTAATATTACAGAAAATCCGTGAGGAAGAGCGTAAAGTTCTTTTTAATCAGTATTATGAAAAGGAACACGATCTGGTAACCGGTATTGTTCAGAGGTATGTTGGCAATAATGTCAGTATCAACCTGGGCAAGGTGGATGCATTGCTGACAGAGAATGAACAGGTAAAAGGGGAAACTTTCCACCCGACAGAGCGTATCAAACTCTATGTTCTGGAGGTTAAGGACACACCAAAGGGGCCCAAGATTCTGGTGTCAAGAACACATCCTGAGCTGGTGAAGCGTCTTTTTGAAGCAGAGGTAACCGAAGTCAGAGACGGGATTGTGGAGATGAAAAGTATTGCCAGAGAGGCAGGCTCCCGTACCAAGATCGCGGTGTGGAGCAATGATTCGGACGTAGATGCGGTGGGAGCCTGCGTGGGTATGAACGGTGCCCGTGTGAATGCCATCGTGGAGGAGCTTAAGGGTGAGAAAATAGATATCATTAACTGGGATGAGAATCCGGCACTTTTAATAGAGAATGCGCTTTCACCGGCTAAGGTAATTTCTGTTATGGCCGATCCCGATGAGAAAACAGCCAAGGTGATCGTTCCCGATTATCAGCTTTCGCTGGCAATCGGTAAAGAAGGGCAAAACGCGAGACTTGCCGCCCGGCTTACAGGATTCAAGATTGATATTAAAAGTGAGACGCAGGCAAGAGAGGCCGGGGACTTTGAGGATTTTGAGGAAGAATACGGCGAGGATATTGAGCCGGAGTCTGATCATGAAGAACTAGTATAA
- the rnpM gene encoding RNase P modulator RnpM, which produces MRKCIGCNEMKSKKELIRVIKTPEGEILLDATGKKNGRGAYVCRTKACLAKAIKSKGLERSFQMVIPKAIYDSLEKEMETIE; this is translated from the coding sequence ATGCGTAAGTGTATCGGGTGCAACGAGATGAAAAGTAAAAAAGAACTGATACGGGTAATCAAGACCCCCGAAGGAGAAATCCTGCTGGATGCCACTGGTAAGAAGAACGGTAGAGGCGCATATGTATGCCGCACAAAAGCGTGTCTGGCAAAGGCAATCAAAAGTAAAGGGCTGGAGCGTTCTTTCCAGATGGTCATCCCGAAGGCGATATATGACAGCCTGGAAAAGGAGATGGAGACGATTGAATGA
- a CDS encoding L7Ae/L30e/S12e/Gadd45 family ribosomal protein gives MNDKRIYSFLGLAMKGGKIASGEFQVEHAVKSGTAALVIVTEDASENTRKKFGNMCEYYRTPICYFGKMEELGTAIGKAFRASLAVTDENMAKAIAKQMNE, from the coding sequence TTGAATGATAAAAGAATTTACTCCTTTCTGGGTCTGGCGATGAAAGGCGGCAAGATTGCAAGCGGTGAGTTTCAGGTGGAACATGCGGTTAAATCAGGAACAGCAGCACTTGTAATTGTAACAGAAGACGCTTCAGAAAATACCAGGAAGAAATTTGGCAATATGTGTGAATACTACCGTACGCCAATCTGCTACTTCGGGAAGATGGAGGAACTTGGAACAGCAATAGGAAAGGCATTCCGGGCATCGCTTGCAGTTACGGATGAGAATATGGCAAAAGCAATAGCGAAACAGATGAATGAGTAG